A DNA window from Armatimonadota bacterium contains the following coding sequences:
- a CDS encoding glycosyltransferase family 2 protein, translated as MRLSVLIVNWNTRDDLERCLTSSAFRVSSPEFLVPGSEPDSELGTRNSELIVVDNASTDGSVEMLARSFPNVTVLALDTNLGYARGNNLAAEAANSDWLLFLNPDTVVPADTPAALIRFLEGHPRAAIAAPRLVSKDGSTQASIRGMPTPVAMFAAWLHLDRLFSRAEAFTSYRLPGFDYDLTQQAPQPMASAWMVRRAAWEDVGPFDPAFPLFFNDVDWCLRALDKGWEVWYVADTRVEHRGGASTSQVKPRATWESHRAMAAFYRKHYSKRLGPLMLAICVAVIRAVGAVRYLWYRYSR; from the coding sequence ATGCGGCTGAGCGTCCTCATCGTCAATTGGAATACGCGGGATGACCTCGAACGGTGCCTGACCAGTTCCGCGTTCCGAGTTTCGAGTCCCGAGTTCCTGGTTCCTGGTTCGGAGCCCGACTCGGAACTAGGAACTAGAAACTCGGAACTGATAGTCGTCGATAACGCAAGTACCGACGGGAGCGTGGAGATGCTCGCCCGGAGTTTCCCGAACGTCACAGTGCTGGCGCTCGACACGAATCTGGGTTACGCCCGAGGGAACAATCTGGCCGCCGAAGCCGCCAATTCTGATTGGCTGCTATTTTTGAATCCGGACACGGTGGTGCCGGCGGATACCCCTGCCGCGTTGATCCGGTTTCTGGAGGGGCACCCGCGCGCGGCCATCGCTGCGCCGAGGCTGGTTTCTAAGGACGGCAGCACGCAGGCATCGATACGCGGGATGCCAACGCCGGTGGCGATGTTCGCGGCGTGGCTGCATCTGGACCGTCTCTTCTCGCGCGCAGAGGCGTTCACGTCGTACCGCCTGCCGGGATTCGATTATGACCTGACCCAACAGGCGCCGCAACCCATGGCGAGCGCGTGGATGGTGCGGCGCGCGGCATGGGAGGACGTCGGACCGTTCGATCCGGCGTTTCCGTTGTTCTTTAACGACGTGGACTGGTGCCTGCGCGCACTGGACAAGGGCTGGGAAGTTTGGTACGTAGCAGATACCCGCGTTGAGCATCGGGGCGGCGCCAGCACCAGCCAGGTGAAGCCGCGCGCGACGTGGGAATCGCACCGGGCGATGGCGGCTTTCTACCGAAAGCACTATTCCAAACGCCTCGGGCCGCTGATGTTGGCGATTTGCGTGGCCGTCATCCGGGCGGTTGGAGCCGTCCGATATCTCTGGTACAGATATTCGCGGTAG